TGGGTGACCATCCCCGTGGTGTCGGGGCTGCGGAGTGACCATCCCCGTGGTGTTGGGGCTGGTGACCATCCCCACAGCGTCAGGCCTGGTGCCCATCCCCGTGGCGTCGGGGCTGCGGGTGCCGCTCACCAGGCCTCAcgccctcctccttctctcccccacAGGGCGAATCCGGCTCCCCCGGCGAGAACGGCTCCCCCGGCCCCATGGTGAGCGGTAGGGCTGGGAaacggggaaactgaggcacggggtgGGGGTTgcccccccgcagcccctgACCCCCCATTTGCGTCTGTGTTCCCCCCCCCTGCAGGGTCCCCGCGGGCTGCCTGGCGAGCGAGGACGTCCTGGCCCCTCTGGTGCTGCGGTGAGTGTGACgctgccctggggacaccccggGGACACCCCTGTGACTCGAGGTCCCCCtgctgtgccccccccccacttaACCTCCCCTTGTCTCCCCCAGGGCGCTCGTGGCAATGATGGGCTCCCCGGCCCCGCTGGACCCCCTGTGAGTAAAGGGCTACCAGACCCCTTTTTGGGCTACCAAACCCCTTTTTGGGCTACCAGAGCCCTGTCACCCACCCTGGGGACAGCGGGGttccccccagatccccccccTGAAGCCTGCGCAGAccctcagtctcttctccccTGCAGGGACCCGTTGGCCCAGCCGGAGCCCCCGGCTTCCCCGGCGCCCCCGGCTCTAAGGTAACGGGGAAGGGGTTGTTTCcagctggggaaactgaggcacggggccggctgccccccccaacccctcaccCCGTTTCTCCTCCTGCCAGGGTGAAGCTGGTCCCACCGGCGCTCGAGGTCCCGAGGGGGCCCAGGGACCCCGCGGCGAATCCGGCACCCCCGGCTCTCCTGGCCCTGCCGGCGCCCCGGTAAGTGCTGGCACTCGCTGTGTCCCCCCCGGCCTCGCACAGAGTGAgaggtggggaaactgaggcacgaagCAAGAAGTGGCGAAACTGATGCATGAAGCAagagatggggaaactgaggcacaggaaagaggtggggaaactgaggcacagagtgagatgatggggaaactgaggcacgatgTCTTTTTCTAGGGTAACCCAGGAACTGATGGCATTCCCGGCGCAAAGGGCTCGGCGGTGAGTACGGGGGATGCTGGAGGACACTGGGATGCTGGAGGACACTGGGGACACAAGATGCTGGTGTctgtggggatgctgggggccacggggacactggggacatggggtgttGCCGTGCCCCCCCGACACCCCTGTTTTCCCGCAGGGCGCCCCTGGCATCGCCGGTGCTCCAGGCTTCCCCGGCCCCCGCGGCCCCCCTGGACCTCAAGGTGCCACCGGCCCGCTGGGACCCAAGGGACAGACGGTAAGAGCCACGGCCCCGTCCCAACCCCGCTGGGTCCCCTTCCCGTCACGCTTGGGTCACACCCAGGTCCCCAGAGGGGCcaccgggatgggatggggatggagatgggatcaggtggggatggggatggagatgggatcaGGTGAGGGATGGAGGTAGGATTGGGTGGggttgggatggagatgggatcaGGTGAgcttggagatggagatgatggagatggaatcaggtgaggatggagatggaaataGGATCAggtggggatgaagatgggatcatgtgaggatggagatggagatggaaatggagatggaaatggaaatggagatggagatggagatgggatcaggtgaggatggagatggagatgggatggggacagggacaggtaAGAGGACCAGGacggagacagggatggggacaaggatgaggatgggggcaAGCATGGGGACAAGGTCAGAGCTGAGATTGGGGTCAGGAATGAGATTGGAAgagggggatggggatggggacagggatgggaacagGAAAGGAgacaaggatggggatggggacagggatgaggtgGGGACAAAGGTGGAGACGGGCTTGTGGACAAGGATTGGAGAAGGAATGGAGGATGGAAACGAAGATGGGGACAAGCAAGAAGACGGACACAGGGCTGGGCCCGAGCCTcagagaagggatggggacGGGCACTGTGACCTTGTCCCCcatctttcctctctctccacaGGGAGAACCCGGCATCGCAGGCTTCAAGGGCGAGCAGGGACCCAAGGGCGAGACGGTGAGTGTGGAGGGGGGGTCCCACTGGGGgtcccatcctgcacccccagccctctctgGGTgtcccatcctgcatcccttaCCAGGGCTGCGGCGTCTCATCGGTGTCTAATGAAGCTCTTCCCCTAACGAGGCCCCTCGAGGGGCAGCGTCCCCCCTCCCGTGGGGGAACAATAGAGCCTGTGTTTGtcccccccccatttttcccctcgCTTCATTAGCCAAGCTCAATGCGAGGGGCCGATCCCCGCTGCGCTCCCCCCGAGCCGCGGCGCCGGCGGGACGCGTGGGGCGGCCAAGGTTCTCCCAGCCGACACCTCTGGGGTCTGGGATTTAttggggagggggttgggaGGCAGGCGGCCCCCCCCCAATGCATTATGGGGGGACGAAGGCTCCTTGTgaccccttttcctcctcttcctcagggACCCGCAGGACCCCAAGGTGCCCCCGGGCCGGCTGGTGAGGAAGGCAAGAGAGGAGCTCGCGGTGAACCCGGTGCTGCCGGTCCTGTGGGGCCACCTGGAGAGAGGGTGTGTGGCCCCCCACGCCCCCCCAGCGAGCTgccaccccccaaaacctccctgacctcactgctcctcttcctcctccctagGGAGCTCCCGGCAATCGCGGCTTCCCCGGGCAGGACGGACTGGCCGGACCCAAGGTTGGATACCAGGGCGATGGACTCGGGGCGGGTCTAGAAGGTGTGagcacccctgaacccccaaactcaCCCCTTCTCCCGCTCAGGGTGCTCCGGGCGAGCGCGGCCCCGCTGGCCTGGCGGGTCCCAAAGGAGCCACGGGGGATCCTGGACGTCCCGGAGAACCTGGGCTGCCCGGAGCCAGGGTAAGAGTTGGGGGGGTCATATCCTGCACCCCAACCTGAGGTGCAGCAGGACAGGGGGTTGCCTGGTGTCTGGGGGCTCCCTGTGGCACTGGGGGGGCGCTCGGCTGGGGCAGGACCACGTGGAGATGGTGGTGGGGCCTACTGGGGTCAACCAGGAGGTTCTCTGGGGTCAAAAAGGTACTTTGGGGGTCAGCTTGGGCACTTTTGGGGGTCCATAAGACGTGTTTTGAGTTGGTCAAGGAACTTCTAGAGCTGGTAAGGTGCTTTTGGGGGTGTTCAAACCACTTCTGGGGTCAATAAGGTCCTTTTGGGATCAATTAAGGCACTTTTGGCATTGGTTAAACCACTTCTGAGGTTGGTTAAGCCGCTTTTGGGGTTCATTGTTGTCTGTGGTTGGTTAAGCCATTTTTGGGGTCAATAAGGTGCTTTTGGGGGGTCAACTAAGACACCTTTGGGGTAAATAAGGTGTATTTTGGTTTCGTTAAGGAACTTTTGAGGTCAAgaaggtggttttggggctgtTCAGACCACTTTTGGGGTCGATAAGGTCCTTTTGGGATCAGTTAAGGCACTTTTGGGCTCGATAATGCGCTTTTGGGGTTCATTAACATCTGTTTGTGGTTGGCCAAGGCACTTTTGGGGTTGGCCAAACCACTTCTGGGGTCGATGAGGTGCTTTCAGGATCAATTAAGGTGCATTTGGGGTTGGTTAAAGCACTTTTGGGGTCAATAAGGCACTTTTGGGGGTGTTCGAACAACTTTTGAGGTCGACAAGGTGCTTTTGGGATCAGTTGAGGCACTTTTGGGATCAGTTAAGGTTGCTTTCTGGGTTGCCTAAGGCACTTTTGGGTTTGTTAAGGCACTTTTGTGGTCAATAAGGTGCTTTCGTGGTCAATAAGGTGCTTTCAGGGTCAGTTAAGGCTCTTTTGGAGTCAGTTAAGGCATTTTGGGGATCAGTTAAGGTGCTTTTGAGGTCGGTTAaacctcttttgtggtcaataAGGCACTTTTGATGCTGCTAAGCTGCTTTTGGGGTTGacaaggtggttttggggttgaTAAGGTGCTTTTGGGACCAGTTAAAGCACTTTTGGGGTCAGTTAAGGTGCATTTTGATATTAAGATGCTCTTTGGGCCTTGGTTCCGTTGCTCTTTGGTGCTAATTAAGACATTATTGAAGCAATCAAAGATGCATTTGGGGTTCCTGAAGATACAATTTGGCGTTAGCAAAGCTGCTTCTTGGTGCTAATTAAGATGCTCTTTGGGGTTAAATAAGATGCTTTTTGGGGTTTGCAAAGCTGCTGTTCGGGGTTAAGATGCAATTTGGGGCGAGCaaagatggatttggggtcagGCACCGTCTTCCTGGGGTTAAGCAGACCCTGTGCCCCCACGTGAGCCCCCgggctgggagctgggcaggACGGGGTGCCCGGGGTCCCCCAATTCCTCCCCTTCACCGCAGGGTCTCACCGGCCGCCCGGGTGACGCTGGTCCTCAAGGCAAAGTCGGCCCAACTGTAAGTGATGCTCCAGGAGGGGTTTGTGTGTAGGGGGGGGGACACCCTGGGGTCCCGGCTGATGTCCCCCTTCCCTCAGGGCGCTCCCGGCGAGGACGGTCGCCCCGGTCCCCCAGGCCCGCAGGGTGCTCGTGGCCAGCCCGGCGTGATGGGTTTCCCGGGTCCCAAAGGCGCCAACGTGAGTATCAGCCGATTCCTCCCCAAAATGGGGCCACAGCCCAGGCAGGAGCCCATcgcctccctcccctctctctttAGGGCGAGCCTGGAAAAGCCGGTGAGAAAGGACTCCCTGGTGCCCCAGGCCTGCGGGTGAGTTGGTTTTGCTCCGTTGCCACCCCCTGAAATCACATCTCGGGGTGCCTGGAGGCACCTGCAGGTGCtgggtggggaaactgaggcacagggggTGGAGCAAGGTGTGCAAGCCTGGAACTCAGCCATGGGTTTTCTCCTCTGTAGGGTCTTCCTGGCAAGGATGGTGAGACGGGAGCTGCCGGCCCCCCAGGACCCGCCGTGAGTGTCGCAGCCGCCTTCTCCAGGGGCCAAAATCCACTTGAAATTGAGGGGTTGGGAGTTGTACCCCACCCAGGATTGGGAACAACcaccctggggctgctgggatgGAGCCTCCACGCTCCCCAGCCCTCGTGCTGTTCGGGtctggggggtttggggtcttcATGTGATTCCTGGGGTGGGTGAAGCTTGAAGCcctggaggttttggggtccttcaCCACCGTCCTTCCCGCAGGGTCCTGCGGGTGAGAGAGGAGAGCAAGGAGCCCCCGGTCCCTCCGGTTTCCAGGTGAGCAGATGGAAAggtggggagtttggggggcatTGGGGCAGGGGTGACATTTGTGGGTGACCCCTGTCCCTGGGGGTCTCACTGAGCACTCGCTGACGCCTCTGCTTTCCCCTCCCAGGGGCTGCCCGGGCCACCAGGTCCCCCCGGCGAGAGCGGCAAACCCGGAGATCAGGTAAAGCCAcatttttccctcctccctggcTGCAAAGTGGGGGTCAGGACCCCTGGCAGCCCCCCAGGATTGACCTCCCAACTCTTTTTTGCCCCCCCTGTTGCAGGGTGTTCCCGGAGAAGCTGGTGCCCCTGGTCTCGTCGGTCCCAGAGTAAGTGTCACCTGTCTTGGGGGGACAGGACGCCTCTCCCTGTGCCATGTTGGGGCTTGGTGGACCCTGGCCCCCCATGTTCAGGGCCATCGGGTCCCCCGTCGTGGTGGCTCAGCCTCTGCTGCGGcccatcccctctcctcccagtccatcccagtccctgcGGGGTGGACGCTCTGCCCTCTGTCCTCGGGGACATCTGCACCAAGGACACTGTGACCCTCACCGTGGCCTTTTCCTAACGCTGTCCCCCCTCATCCCAGGGTGAACGCGGCTTCCCCGGCGAGCGCGGCTCTCCCGGCGCACAAGGACTGCAGGGGCCCCGCGGGCTCCCCGGCACCCCGGGCACCGACGGCCCCAAGGTGGGTGAtgagaggggacagggctgggtgCTCCGGTGCCGCCGGAGGAGCCGCAAGGCTGAGGGTCTCCACGTGGCGAGTTGGCACCCCAAAAACCGCTCCTTTGCTCTGTTTTAGGGTGCAACCGGCCCGGTCGGCCCCACCGGTGCCCAAGGTcccccagggctgcagggaatGCCCGGTGAGAGAGGAGCTGCCGGCATTGCTGGGCCCAAGGGAGACCGGGTAAGTGAGAGGTCCCGCAGGCGTCCTGAGTGGCATCAGGTCTCAGCTCAGCTCAAACCAACTCCCATCTCGCCCCACAGGGAGACGTCGGAGAGAAAGGCCCTGagggagctccaggaaaggaCGGCGCACGCGTAAGTgggacagggaggtgacagGAGCAGGGTGGCTGGAGAGGGATGCTCGTGGTGGCTGGAGAGCGATGCTCCTGGTGGATGATGAAGGATGCTCCTGGTGGCTGGAGAGGGATGCTCGTGGTGACCTCCTCGTCTGTGTCTCCCCCTGTAGGGTCTGACAGGTCCTATCGGTCCCCCTGGCCCCGCTGGCCCCAACGGCGAGAAGGTGAGTGCCCAGGCAGCCCCTCGCCTGCTCCTGACCCAGGGAGATGCCGCcgaccccccccaaactccccatcctttcttttccagggTGAATCTGGCCCTCCTGGTCCATCCGGTGCTGCCGGCGCCCGTGGTGCCCCTGTAAgtccccccgccccgcagccTCTGCGTGCCGGCAGTGCCACCGCTGGCCTCGCTCCCTCCGTCCCCCCCGTTTGACCCCCGTCTCTCCCCACAGGGTGAACGCGGTGAGCCCGGTGCCCCCGGTCCCGCCGGATTTGCCGGCCCCCCTGTGAGTATTTGGCCCCGTTCCCCCCGCACGGATCCGGCGTCGGCTCCATCCGCTCACGGCGGCTGCTTCCCTGCAGGGCGCCGACGGGCAACCCGGTGCCAAAGGCGAGCAAGGAGAGCCCGGGCAGAAAGGTGACGCCGGCGCTCCaggtccccaaggtccctctggagcTCCCGGCCCGCAGGTGGGTGcagggggacaccccaaaacccaggggCGAACCCCACGGGGGTCCCTATCCCTGGAAAACTGGGGGAATCGCCCGGCAGGTGGGTTGTACCCCTCCTTCCTGGCACATTTCTAAcctattttcctcctcttcccagggTCCAACTGGTGTAACTGGTCCCAAAGGAGCTCGGGGCGCGCAGGGTCCTCCTGTGAGTacgaggggctgcaggggggggcagggggagcgccgtgctgcagctcagccacccttctcttctccttccccagggAGCCACCGGATTCCCTGGCGCTGCCGGACGTGTGGGACCACCCGGCCCTAACGTGAGtcggggggtgggagggggagcTGGGATCTCCTGGGAGCAGCCGGGATGGCTTGAGGGACAACCAGGATCACTTGGGAGTAGTTGGGATGACTTGGGGGACAACCAGGATCATCTGGAAGCACTGGGATCACTCAGGAGTAGCCAGGATCTCTTGGGAGCAGATGAGGTCGTTTGAGGGCAGCCAGGATTGCTTGGGAGCAGTTAGGATGGTTTGGTGGACAACCAGGATCACCCGGGAGTAGCTGGGACTGCTCAGAAGCAGCCAGGAGGGAGTCGGGGACAACAGGGATGAGCTGGGAACAGCCAGGATCATTTGAGGGCAGCCAGGATTGCTGAGGAGCAGCCGGGATGGCTTGGGGAACAACCAGGATCACCTGGGATCACTCGGGAGCAGCCCGATTGCTCCTCCCCGGGACTGGGAACTCGGGGAATGCTGCTTGCTCCATGCCAGGGGCCAGGCGGTGGAGGGTGTCCGAGCCAAAGAACCCCCAGGTGATGCCAGGCGCCTCTTCGCCCCATACCAAAAGGGGCTTTGCTGAGGGTCTTCAAGCACAGGAGCCAACCTGGAACCCCAGGACGCAGGCAATGAAGATGGGAAAGCCGCCTCTATTTGCACTAACCCTGTCTTCTCACCCCCAGGGTAACCCAGGCCCCCCTGgtcctcctggctctgctggcaaagagggtcccaaaGGTGCTCGTGGCGATGCCGGCCCCCCGGGCCGGGCTGGTGACCCTGGTCTCCAAGGCCCTGCTGGACCTCCTGGCGAGAAAGGCGAACCCGGAGAAGATGGCCCCGCGGTACGATTTTTGGGGagcccctccctccctgctcatTTGGCGCCGTGCCTGGGTCTCATCCTCTCAATTCTGCCTCCCCGCAGGGTCCTGATGGTCCCCCTGGTCCCCAAGGCTTGGCAGGACAGCGTGGCATCGTTGGTCTCCCCGGCCAGCGTGGTGAACGAGGCTTCCCTGGGCTGCCAGGACCGTCGGTGagtggtgtcccccagccccagctcagccccctCTGCCTCCCTGTGCCCGGCAGACGCAGCAGCCCTGCcaggagctgttggagcagctGAGCTTGGCTTTCCCAGCATCAGCACTGGGGTGCTCTGAAGTTCAGAAGCCCTGGAGGTCTACAAGGAGCTGGTTCTGAGGCCACTGGCCCCCtcgagccccccagggaccccaatcCTGGGTGCGGGTTGGGTTTTATGAAGCTGCTGGGAGCTACTGGTGCCAGCGGCATTGGAGCTGGTCACAGGGCCACCAACCCGCTTGGTTTGagccccccaggaaccccagtcCTGGTTGCTGGGAGCCACTGGTGCCAGTGGCGTTGGAGCACGGCAAAACCTGATGCTCacgttgccccatccctggaggtgtcccaggCCGGCTTGGATGGGCCTCGGGCAGCCCGATGTTGTggggcgtccctgcccatggtgggggtggaaccagatgatctttgaggtcccttccaacccaaactattctatgattccgtgtgGGCAGAGGAGTCTTGGGAGCCTTGAAATGAAGTGACTGCGGGGTgaagggctgtgctggggccTCCCCTGCTCACGCGGGACGCCTCAtggctctttttcctccttctcatcAGGGCGAACCTGGGAAACAAGGagctcctggctctgcaggCGACCGAGGTCCCCCCGGCCCCGTGGGTCCCCCAGGTCTGACGGGTCCTGCTGGTGAACCCGGACGTGAGGTAGGCAGcgggggtgctggtggggctggggtgaAGCAGGATGGTTCCTCCGTCCATGCTGGGCTCAGGATCATCCCCAGCAGCAGTGCCGGACGTGTCTGATCATGCAGGCAGAGCCCTGCACCACAACTCGGCTCCCGGCAATCACCGGCATCTTTTTGCTggtgtttttttgctttgaaaggagAGGTTTGGATCCTGTCCCATCCCAGGGTCAAGACTTAGtgtctcttcctcttctctcagGGGAACCCCGGTGCAGACGGCCCCCCCGGCAGAGACGGCGCCGCCGGCGTGAAGGTGAGCTGGCCCGGTGCTTCTCCCGGCACTCGCTCTCCCCGTGCCCTCTCATCCAAGCCCAAAACCTCACGGGTTCGACCATCCCCTTGTCTTGGCACAGGGCGATCGCGGTGAGACGGGTCCCGTTGGTGCCCCCGGAGCCCCCGGTGCCCCCGGCGCTCCCGGTCCTGTCGGTCCCACTGGTAAACAAGGAGACAGAGGCGAGGCGGTGAGTGGTGACACGCTGGCGTGGGAAACGGCTCGTTGGGTTCGAGGTCTCGTTCGGGGAGATGGGAACCACCCTGAGTGGAGTTGAAGAAGAAGTAGCAGTGGCTCCCTGGGAGCCATGAATCGCTCGGAGTAAGTGGGAGAGCCGGGCCGGTGCCGTTAGCAGCTGTGGCTAATTCAGTGCCTCGAGTGCTGTTAGCGCCTCTGAGCATCTTCCCGAGGATTCACGAGCACCAAGAGTGCCGTTTGGGCTCTGCCTGCGCACAAGCTCTGCCCGGGGAGCCGTAAGCGCCAGGAGGCTCAGCGGGAAAAGCTGCCCAGGTCTTTATTAGCAAGGATCGTTCCTCGGCGATGACGCTCTGGCTGAGAGTATTTAGTGATGCATTCGGCACCGGCAGCTGCTGATTCCTGGTGCTGCGAGCAGGACCGTGGGGCCGGTTCAGTCCCCCCAGAGGCCCAGGGACACCCTCCATGCTCCTGGCTCCTTTTGactcccctctttcctctccccaggGTGCACAAGGTCCCATGGGTCCCGCCGGGCCTGCTGGTGCTCGAGGGATGCCGGTGAGTGATGCCGGGTTCATCGGGGCATCCCGGGTGTGAGGCACGAGGTCCTGGGGCGCATTGGGCAAAGGTCCTGAGCCTAACACgtccccttcttcccttccaggGTCCCCAAGGGCCTCGCGGTGACAAGGGTGAgacaggagaagctggagagagaGGGCTGAAGGGCCACCGCGGCTTCACCGGGCTGCAGGGTCTTCCCGGACCACCCGTAAGTGTTGGGTTTGGGATCCCATGTGGCTGTGGAGCTGGATGTGGCTTCTCCTGGGTGGCTGTGGCCACCGGAGGAGGCCCTGAGCCTGTGCAAAAGCTCTGTTAGGGTGAGCATCCCTTGATGCTGAACATGGAGCTGTATCCATCCACCCTCGCTTCCTTCTCAGGGTCCTTCTGGAGACCAAGGTGCTGCTGGTCCTGCGGGTCCCTCCGGTCCCAGGGTAAGTGCTGCTCGTGCTGttcagggagaggggaaggagccaCCCTTGTCCTCGAGCTGCCCTCGCCAGCTAACGGCAGGAGCTGACAGCTCCTCAGCACCTTCCCTACCTTCTTGCAACAACGTGGGGCTCTCTCGTAGGGTCCCCCCGGCCCCGTTGGCCCCTCTGGCAAGGATGGCTCTAACGGAATGCCCGGCCCCATCGGGCCTCCCGGCCCTCGAGGACGAAGCGGCGAACCGGGCCCTGCGGTGAGTAAAACGCCGGTGCTGGCAATGGAGGGGAGGGTCCAGCTCGCAGAGGAGCCCAGCGGGATTGCATCTTCTTCCTCCTGTAGGGTCCTCCTGGAAACCCAGGTCCCCCCGGCCCTCCCGGCCCTCCCGGCACCGGCATCGACATGTCAGCGTTcgcggggctggggcagccgGAGAAGGGACCCGACCCCATCCGCTACATGCGGGCGGATGAGGCGGCCGGGGGCCTGCGGCAGCACGACGTCGAGGTCGACGCCACCCTCAAGGCCCTCAACAACCAGATCGAGAGCATCCGCAGCCCTGAGGGCTCCAAGAAGAACCCGGCCAGGACTTGCCGTGACATCAAGCTTTGCCACCCTGAGTGGAAGAGCGGTAAGCACCTCgattccttcctcctctccttctcctgtccCTCTCGCAcccaggaggagggggaaagtcCACGATTTTAGCTCCAAAACCTCACGTTCATGCACTGTTTCTCCTCCCCGCTGCAGGAGACTACTGGATCGACCCGAACCAAGGCTGCACCTTGGATGCCATCAAAGTTTTCTGCAACATGGAGACGGGCGAGACCTGCGTCTACCCCAccccccgcagcatccccaggAAGAACTGGTGGACCAGCAAGACCAAAGACAAGAAGCACGTCTGGTTTGGAGAGACCATCAACGGTGGCTTCCACGTAAGTGGCACTCTGGGAAGCAGGAAGAGAGGTCGAGCAGGGAAAGGCCTGAGGTTGGAATGTCCTTCCTTGGGGTTGTGTTAGTGGGTGTTGTAGGCGGGACCGGCTCTTCTTGAGGACTATATTGAAAGCTTGGAGTTGGGTCAGTTGGGCTTTGATTTTTGCAGCCATCTAGGAACATAAAGTATGGAATTGCCCTCCAAAGGCAGCTGAAGAAAGGTTGTTGGCGACACCTGCAGGATTTAATGCCCCACCTCTCCCCTCCAGTTTAGCTACGGCGATGAAGACCTGGCTCCCAACACTGCCAACATCCAGATGACCTTCCTCCGCCTCCTGTCCACCGAGGGCTCTCAGAACGTCACCTACCACTGCAAGAACAGCATCGCCTACATGGACGAGGAGACGGGCAACCTGAAGAAAGCCGTCCTCATCCAGGGATCCAACGACGTGGAGATCAGAGCCGAGGGCAacagcaggttcacctacagcgTCTTGGAGGATGGTTGCACGGtaaggaaggctggggaggccctggcccaggtggctgccccctccttgCGGTGtccagggccaggttggatggagctttgagcctCCTGATCCCCTGGGAGGTGTtgctgcccacggcaggggcgGAAtcgggtgggctttgaggtcccttccaccccaacccATTCTAAGTCCATGGGTGCCTgcaagagaaagacaaagaagacGCGTTGAGATTCAAGCCCTGGGGTTGCTGTTGGTTTGGAGGCCTCAAGAGCACCCAGGAAcatcctccctccttctttcctccccagAAACACACTGGCAAATGGGGCAAGACAGTCATCGAGTACCGATCGCAGAAGACCTCGCGCCTGCCCATTGTAGATATTGCACCTATGGACATTGGTGGAGCCGAGCAGGAGTTTGGCGTGGATATTGGCCCAGTCTGCTTCTTGTAAAAAGAGTCGttgtatttgtgtgtttgtttgttgttgtttggtttggattttgttgttttttttttgaactccAGCCCAATCCCatcaaaagaaaacttaaacAAAGCCCAAACCCTCTCCCCGTCCCCGAGGACCTGAGTGCTTTCCGATCGCTCGTACGACTTCTGCACTGAATGGCTGCGACGACTCCCCTCGATCCACGCCCGTCGGCGACCACCGCCTCGTTCCAACGCCGGCTGGGCAGGCTGCGAAATTCAAAAAACctatggttttatttatttattctcttcCCGTAAGACCTATTTTTTAGGTCAGGGGGAGGTGGGAATTGAAACTGGCAGGTACGATGGTCCTTCCCTGCAAAAGGGATCTCAGCAATTCAGGTATCACGAATCCCCTCCCGCCCCTTTCCCTCCCACCGTGTATCACCAGCAGG
This genomic window from Phaenicophaeus curvirostris isolate KB17595 chromosome 38, BPBGC_Pcur_1.0, whole genome shotgun sequence contains:
- the COL2A1 gene encoding collagen alpha-1(II) chain, with protein sequence MAAPPPPRARAAALIALVLVLGAAAQDRDLPAAGSCLQDGQTYSDKDVWKPEPCRICVCDTGTVLCDDIICEDHHDCPSPEIPFGECCPICPTDQPSGWQPGPKGQKGEPGDIKDVVGPRGPPGPQGPAGEQGQRGDRGEKGEKGAPGPRGRDGEPGTPGNPGPPGPPGPPGPPGLTGNFAAQMAGGFDEKAGGAQMGVMQGPMGPMGPRGPPGPSGAPGPQGFQGNPGEPGEPGAAGPMGPRGPPGPPGKPGDDGETGKPGKAGERGPPGPQGARGFPGTPGLPGVKGHRGYPGLDGAKGEAGAPGAKGESGSPGENGSPGPMGPRGLPGERGRPGPSGAAGARGNDGLPGPAGPPGPVGPAGAPGFPGAPGSKGEAGPTGARGPEGAQGPRGESGTPGSPGPAGAPGNPGTDGIPGAKGSAGAPGIAGAPGFPGPRGPPGPQGATGPLGPKGQTGEPGIAGFKGEQGPKGETGPAGPQGAPGPAGEEGKRGARGEPGAAGPVGPPGERGAPGNRGFPGQDGLAGPKGAPGERGPAGLAGPKGATGDPGRPGEPGLPGARGLTGRPGDAGPQGKVGPTGAPGEDGRPGPPGPQGARGQPGVMGFPGPKGANGEPGKAGEKGLPGAPGLRGLPGKDGETGAAGPPGPAGPAGERGEQGAPGPSGFQGLPGPPGPPGESGKPGDQGVPGEAGAPGLVGPRGERGFPGERGSPGAQGLQGPRGLPGTPGTDGPKGATGPVGPTGAQGPPGLQGMPGERGAAGIAGPKGDRGDVGEKGPEGAPGKDGARGLTGPIGPPGPAGPNGEKGESGPPGPSGAAGARGAPGERGEPGAPGPAGFAGPPGADGQPGAKGEQGEPGQKGDAGAPGPQGPSGAPGPQGPTGVTGPKGARGAQGPPGATGFPGAAGRVGPPGPNGNPGPPGPPGSAGKEGPKGARGDAGPPGRAGDPGLQGPAGPPGEKGEPGEDGPAGPDGPPGPQGLAGQRGIVGLPGQRGERGFPGLPGPSGEPGKQGAPGSAGDRGPPGPVGPPGLTGPAGEPGREGNPGADGPPGRDGAAGVKGDRGETGPVGAPGAPGAPGAPGPVGPTGKQGDRGEAGAQGPMGPAGPAGARGMPGPQGPRGDKGETGEAGERGLKGHRGFTGLQGLPGPPGPSGDQGAAGPAGPSGPRGPPGPVGPSGKDGSNGMPGPIGPPGPRGRSGEPGPAGPPGNPGPPGPPGPPGTGIDMSAFAGLGQPEKGPDPIRYMRADEAAGGLRQHDVEVDATLKALNNQIESIRSPEGSKKNPARTCRDIKLCHPEWKSGDYWIDPNQGCTLDAIKVFCNMETGETCVYPTPRSIPRKNWWTSKTKDKKHVWFGETINGGFHFSYGDEDLAPNTANIQMTFLRLLSTEGSQNVTYHCKNSIAYMDEETGNLKKAVLIQGSNDVEIRAEGNSRFTYSVLEDGCTKHTGKWGKTVIEYRSQKTSRLPIVDIAPMDIGGAEQEFGVDIGPVCFL